From a single Candidatus Methanoperedens sp. genomic region:
- a CDS encoding type II toxin-antitoxin system RelE/ParE family toxin encodes MTFTIKIREPAEKKLRKYNKEIQRRFAIKIRKLQEHPDLHGKPLRGVLHGTWELYFENKFRILYTIDYNEQTVTIEAIKHKDEF; translated from the coding sequence ATGACCTTCACGATTAAAATCAGAGAACCCGCAGAAAAAAAGCTCCGAAAATACAACAAGGAGATTCAGAGACGCTTCGCCATCAAAATCCGAAAATTACAGGAGCATCCTGACCTGCACGGCAAACCTCTAAGGGGAGTGCTTCATGGAACTTGGGAGTTATATTTTGAGAATAAATTTAGAATACTATATACGATTGATTATAACGAACAAACCGTCACGATCGAAGCTATAAAACACAAAGACGAGTTCTAA
- a CDS encoding AbrB/MazE/SpoVT family DNA-binding domain-containing protein, translated as MHATIDMVTISSKGQIVIPKKIMKMLGLKEQDKLLVFSVGENILFKKVKPEIYEKSVRDILMPLREKAETRGLTDEDVEKELKAHRAQKR; from the coding sequence ATGCATGCAACAATCGATATGGTTACTATCTCGTCTAAAGGGCAGATAGTGATACCAAAAAAAATAATGAAAATGCTCGGGCTGAAAGAACAGGATAAGCTACTCGTTTTCAGTGTGGGAGAAAACATACTTTTTAAGAAAGTTAAACCCGAGATTTACGAGAAAAGTGTAAGGGATATACTGATGCCACTGCGAGAAAAAGCAGAAACCAGAGGTCTCACGGATGAAGACGTGGAAAAAGAGCTAAAAGCCCACAGAGCGCAAAAAAGGTAA
- a CDS encoding nucleotidyltransferase domain-containing protein: MERLLIPKTKGKNMEQVFDILMEYSKAVSSKLGKFTGVLYGSMARGDYNVWSDIDFLVISDKLPENPLERLEFLYSLTDTPIEVKGYTRNEFLKMIEQRNPIALDALVEGKVIVDDGFWEVAKNKFEDVKKRYELVKEPKRWVSMRMKRGFLEENKKVHTKS, from the coding sequence GTGGAAAGGCTTTTAATTCCAAAAACAAAGGGAAAGAATATGGAGCAGGTTTTTGATATTTTGATGGAATATTCAAAGGCTGTATCTTCCAAGCTTGGTAAATTCACAGGTGTGCTTTACGGCTCAATGGCAAGGGGAGACTATAATGTGTGGAGCGATATCGATTTTCTCGTGATTTCTGATAAGCTTCCAGAGAATCCTCTTGAAAGGCTTGAGTTTCTTTACTCGCTCACAGACACGCCTATTGAGGTTAAGGGATATACAAGGAACGAGTTCCTTAAAATGATTGAGCAAAGAAATCCTATCGCTCTGGATGCGCTTGTGGAGGGGAAGGTCATTGTGGATGACGGCTTCTGGGAAGTTGCCAAGAATAAGTTTGAAGATGTTAAAAAGAGGTACGAGCTTGTGAAGGAACCGAAGCGGTGGGTGTCGATGAGGATGAAGAGGGGGTTTTTGGAAGAGAACAAAAAAGTACATACGAAAAGTTGA
- a CDS encoding DNA-directed DNA polymerase II small subunit, translating to MLIRAKVNKSIDIRIEEKSYPNTVIYVQEMETSEIIQIFAESGFQIDPQALDLIKTGPPELINRVLKSIDDSVMVVGIEHIKPLAQNLTLKARVFPGQMQHTKEPQKAVPENKIQSPVTVLKDITNQSTCIGEYTEFVQYFKDRYDSLAEMLRKRISARPIESIKKRNLDTREPLSIIGMVLDIRATANGHKLIEVEDKTGTMPVLIHKEKDKELFDSARKVLLDEVIGITGTLSPDGNLMFANRITWPDIPNVQKNTLNGRKAAGKAVFISDIHVGSKTFLEDAWLKFSEWLGDEINYLVIAGDVVDGIGVFPNQDKELAISDIYEQYEKAAEYINAVPKHIKIIISPGNHDAVRQAEPQPRFPERITRMFRSDITFVGNPAMVDIGAKVLIYHGRSMDDIITSIPGFSYADPVKPMVEMLKLRHLSPIYGGRVSIAPEQKDHFVIDQIPDILHCGHVHTVGVSRYKDVLTVNSGTWQSQTEFQKRMNLMPNPAKATLVDLASMEYRIVEFDYAG from the coding sequence TTGTTAATTAGGGCAAAAGTAAATAAAAGCATCGATATAAGAATCGAGGAAAAATCTTATCCCAATACAGTGATATATGTTCAGGAGATGGAGACGAGCGAGATAATCCAGATTTTTGCCGAGTCTGGATTCCAGATTGATCCTCAGGCGCTTGATCTGATTAAGACAGGCCCGCCTGAGTTAATAAACCGTGTTTTAAAATCAATCGATGACTCGGTGATGGTTGTGGGAATAGAGCATATAAAACCTCTTGCCCAGAACTTAACACTTAAAGCCAGGGTTTTTCCCGGCCAGATGCAGCATACTAAAGAGCCGCAAAAGGCAGTTCCAGAAAACAAAATTCAAAGTCCAGTTACCGTATTAAAAGACATAACAAACCAATCCACATGCATCGGGGAATACACCGAGTTTGTGCAGTATTTCAAAGATCGCTACGATTCGCTTGCTGAGATGCTCCGGAAAAGAATAAGCGCAAGACCGATTGAGAGCATAAAGAAAAGAAATCTGGATACACGAGAGCCTCTTTCCATAATAGGCATGGTGCTGGATATAAGGGCAACCGCCAATGGGCACAAACTCATCGAGGTAGAGGATAAAACAGGAACGATGCCTGTTTTAATCCACAAAGAAAAAGATAAAGAGCTCTTCGACTCTGCAAGGAAGGTTCTTCTGGATGAGGTAATAGGGATTACTGGCACACTTTCTCCTGACGGTAATCTTATGTTTGCCAATAGAATAACCTGGCCAGATATTCCCAATGTACAGAAAAACACCCTGAACGGAAGAAAAGCTGCAGGAAAAGCGGTATTTATTTCTGATATACATGTGGGGAGCAAGACTTTTCTTGAGGATGCCTGGCTTAAGTTTTCAGAATGGCTCGGGGATGAGATCAATTACCTTGTTATTGCGGGTGATGTGGTTGACGGCATTGGTGTGTTCCCCAACCAGGACAAGGAACTTGCGATTTCTGATATCTACGAGCAGTATGAAAAAGCCGCGGAGTACATAAACGCAGTGCCAAAACATATTAAAATTATAATCTCGCCAGGAAACCATGATGCAGTGAGGCAGGCTGAACCCCAGCCGCGCTTTCCAGAGAGAATAACCAGGATGTTCAGGAGCGATATTACCTTTGTGGGAAACCCTGCCATGGTGGATATCGGAGCCAAGGTCTTGATCTACCACGGCAGGTCGATGGATGACATTATTACAAGCATACCTGGATTTTCTTATGCAGACCCTGTAAAACCCATGGTTGAAATGCTGAAACTTCGCCACCTTTCACCCATATATGGAGGCCGCGTATCCATCGCGCCCGAACAAAAGGATCATTTCGTGATCGACCAGATACCTGATATATTGCACTGCGGGCATGTGCACACAGTGGGCGTATCGCGCTACAAGGATGTGCTGACCGTTAACAGTGGCACATGGCAGAGCCAGACGGAATTCCAGAAAAGAATGAACCTCATGCCCAACCCGGCTAAAGCTACACTTGTTGACCTCGCAAGTATGGAATACAGAATTGTGGAGTTTGATTATGCTGGATAA
- a CDS encoding putative toxin-antitoxin system toxin component, PIN family produces the protein MLNFVFDTNVLVSALISTMGNPALLLDKAGKNYTLFISKDILTELEAVISRDKFGFKEEEVNTIIEAIISFSEVINPEIKLDVIKSDPDDNKILECAVACGASYIVSGDRHLLELKKYGKIKIITPKVALGLIR, from the coding sequence ATGCTGAATTTTGTATTCGATACAAACGTACTGGTTTCAGCTTTAATATCGACTATGGGCAATCCTGCCTTATTGCTGGATAAGGCTGGAAAAAATTATACGCTTTTCATTTCAAAGGACATACTTACTGAATTAGAGGCTGTAATTTCAAGAGATAAATTTGGATTTAAAGAAGAGGAAGTAAATACAATCATCGAAGCAATTATATCCTTCTCTGAGGTCATAAATCCTGAAATTAAATTGGACGTTATAAAATCAGATCCTGATGATAACAAAATACTGGAATGCGCAGTCGCATGCGGCGCATCTTATATTGTTTCAGGAGACAGGCATCTTCTCGAGTTAAAAAAATATGGCAAAATTAAAATCATTACACCGAAAGTAGCCCTTGGTCTTATAAGATAA
- a CDS encoding TldD/PmbA family protein: MDYYDTRIIKSVSTAVILDNGEIREISNNFSSGAAVRVLSSGSWGFVSQDNPENLDGALHSAERLAEAARNRCPRSPIKLAPIEKPGLQNLPRVRENPLDIPVDDKVKLLADIEKNARMEGIKSTNAVYSESFINVRYSSSEGLDCEYTLNRIGFSISAIAHDEGTYQIGRESRFGVSGFEFFKKHDAFALARKAASTALQLLSAKAPKAGTYPVILDQELAGVFIHEAVGHAVEADHVIEGNSILAGKIGEEIASPLITVYDDPSLHEFGYYPFDDEGAESKRTTVIQDGVLKAFLHSRETAGLLGGTSRNSRAQGYTRPVIRMSNTFIAPDGMKFEEMLGELKNGIYLIGSRGGQVNPGEGVFQFNAERGFMVENGEITTPLRDVSLSGNTLEILNNVAAVGNDLEMNSGRCGKAGQLVPVSDGAPHVMVRKAMVGGAG; the protein is encoded by the coding sequence ATGGATTATTATGATACCCGTATTATAAAGAGTGTAAGTACGGCTGTCATTCTGGATAACGGCGAAATTAGGGAGATTTCAAATAATTTTTCAAGCGGCGCAGCCGTAAGAGTTCTGAGCTCTGGCTCGTGGGGATTCGTATCGCAGGACAATCCTGAAAATCTGGATGGTGCGCTTCACTCTGCAGAAAGGCTTGCAGAGGCTGCACGAAACAGGTGCCCACGAAGTCCTATTAAACTCGCCCCGATAGAAAAGCCGGGTTTGCAGAATCTTCCCAGGGTGAGGGAGAATCCTTTGGATATTCCTGTTGATGATAAAGTAAAATTGCTTGCAGACATCGAAAAAAATGCCCGCATGGAGGGGATAAAAAGCACGAATGCTGTTTATTCAGAATCTTTTATAAATGTCAGGTATTCAAGTTCAGAGGGGCTTGATTGCGAATATACCCTGAACAGGATTGGTTTTTCCATAAGTGCAATTGCGCACGACGAGGGCACTTATCAGATTGGAAGGGAGAGCAGGTTCGGTGTGTCTGGTTTTGAGTTTTTTAAAAAGCATGATGCATTTGCGCTTGCGAGAAAAGCAGCTTCTACTGCACTTCAATTGCTCTCGGCAAAGGCGCCAAAGGCTGGGACATATCCTGTGATACTTGACCAGGAGCTGGCCGGGGTCTTCATTCATGAAGCCGTGGGGCATGCGGTGGAAGCTGACCATGTGATTGAGGGAAATTCCATCCTTGCAGGTAAAATAGGCGAGGAGATAGCGTCGCCCCTTATCACGGTATATGATGACCCGTCGCTTCATGAGTTCGGTTACTACCCTTTTGATGATGAAGGTGCTGAATCAAAGAGGACGACCGTAATACAGGACGGGGTTCTGAAGGCGTTTCTCCATTCAAGGGAGACGGCAGGTTTGTTAGGTGGAACGAGCAGGAATTCCCGCGCCCAGGGATATACCCGACCCGTGATCAGGATGAGCAATACCTTCATAGCTCCAGACGGAATGAAATTCGAGGAGATGCTGGGTGAATTAAAGAACGGCATATATCTCATAGGCTCGCGCGGGGGGCAGGTGAACCCGGGCGAGGGTGTGTTCCAGTTCAATGCCGAGCGCGGGTTCATGGTGGAGAATGGGGAGATTACCACGCCGCTGCGGGATGTTTCTCTATCCGGGAATACGCTTGAAATCCTGAATAACGTGGCTGCGGTGGGGAACGACCTTGAGATGAACTCTGGAAGGTGCGGGAAAGCAGGGCAACTGGTGCCTGTGAGCGATGGCGCGCCGCATGTGATGGTGAGGAAGGCAATGGTGGGAGGGGCGGGGTGA
- a CDS encoding sulfite exporter TauE/SafE family protein — MELLPITFIAFLVSALFSMLGLGGAIIYTPLFFWLGVPLLAAIPMALLLNTITTASASMTYLKQRLVDRRVAFPIILTSVLGALTGSYLAPRMDTKIIILLLSLILFLASIRILFFNSLGFSAGRIDRKKLAIGAGAGLFIGIISSLVGIGGGTFIVPLLLVLGFKTKNAVATSAFIITFMSLSGFIGHLNFGQQQLDMRLLLYAGAAAFVGAQAGSRIFKRTSPRTIERMFAVVLLFMVGKLLYGLM, encoded by the coding sequence ATGGAGTTATTGCCCATAACATTCATCGCATTCCTGGTTTCCGCTCTTTTCTCGATGCTCGGGCTTGGAGGAGCGATTATCTATACCCCACTTTTTTTCTGGCTTGGCGTTCCTCTCCTTGCTGCTATCCCGATGGCGCTTTTGCTGAATACCATAACCACAGCCTCAGCCTCCATGACTTATCTGAAGCAGCGTTTGGTGGATAGAAGAGTTGCTTTTCCCATAATCCTGACTTCCGTCCTCGGCGCACTTACAGGCTCGTATCTTGCGCCCAGGATGGACACCAAAATCATAATTCTTTTGCTTTCGCTAATCCTTTTTCTGGCAAGCATAAGGATACTTTTTTTTAACAGCCTTGGCTTTTCGGCTGGAAGAATTGACAGGAAAAAATTAGCAATTGGAGCAGGCGCAGGGCTTTTTATCGGTATTATATCCTCGCTCGTGGGCATAGGCGGAGGCACTTTTATCGTCCCGCTGCTCCTTGTCCTCGGTTTTAAAACTAAAAATGCCGTTGCGACTTCGGCATTTATAATCACGTTTATGTCCCTGTCAGGATTTATCGGGCATTTGAATTTCGGGCAGCAGCAACTGGATATGAGATTATTGCTCTATGCAGGTGCGGCGGCGTTTGTGGGTGCGCAGGCGGGTTCAAGAATATTCAAGCGCACCTCTCCCAGGACGATCGAAAGGATGTTCGCGGTGGTGTTATTGTTTATGGTGGGCAAACTTTTGTACGGGTTGATGTAA
- a CDS encoding cytochrome c maturation protein CcmE, which translates to MNKKNRLLLGVSIIAVLLGYLVLSSGVATNQYEVGEAAAAQDTLTGKIIIVNGSMVPGTDHWDALNRTLAFKLTDGKATIDVVYTGEKPNLPPEATNIQAVVTGQFNNNVFEAFRMLTKCPSKYESGDSVYATATATSGTQGK; encoded by the coding sequence ATGAATAAGAAGAACAGGTTGTTGTTGGGAGTTTCCATTATTGCTGTATTATTAGGATATCTGGTGCTTTCATCAGGAGTGGCAACGAACCAGTACGAGGTCGGTGAAGCGGCTGCAGCCCAGGATACACTGACCGGGAAGATCATTATAGTCAATGGAAGCATGGTGCCGGGTACAGACCATTGGGATGCTCTCAACCGAACGCTCGCCTTTAAACTGACCGATGGCAAGGCAACAATAGATGTAGTTTATACAGGCGAGAAGCCCAACCTTCCGCCAGAGGCTACAAACATCCAGGCAGTGGTGACAGGGCAGTTCAACAACAATGTGTTCGAAGCCTTCAGGATGCTGACAAAATGCCCCTCCAAATACGAAAGTGGAGATTCGGTATATGCGACAGCGACTGCCACTTCCGGTACGCAGGGTAAATGA
- a CDS encoding AIPR family protein, with the protein MDEKDFFDRLKGLLENIKKRYELDTIHDALIMWFGENFLTHDPTEIAERIINDKHAEGVDSVLTDQINYKLLFIQAKTVETFDNTKNNFSEIDVKSTLDGIRFLIKGDYKGKITPELENLVDEYHELDKTGNYKTEILFVTLKKKPIDDKFITSFNQEFREINVIFYDFDALFDFYVNKYLNIRASAPERISFEVLTNLLFKDTPNKSRVFTCKGKELAKIYNDYRERIFQQNVRYSLGVRSKSINRQILETAIDDETSTSFWYFNNGITIVCKKISETTSGKVINLDYAQIINGAQTTYALHEAYKNGQLKDNVEVLIKAIETDDRNFIESVTLYTNSQNAIRLRDLCSNDEIQLKIQKIIDSYQYFYERKRGEFDSLYPTLEAKRKLLGDNYKNKVISNESAAQSFLAMYLNKPAQAKSEKGRIFMKDGGFYDEIFNKKDDTLAEKILMSWKLLNYIEMEKNEYKKKYREAEAEVISVSERIEIYNYDFLLHSEYFILNIFRDFLQNKNFDDKKIDINGNKDDLLKIISKIDSKNEQIRNDYLTIKNEFAECINELKKQPGYYHNKFFKNEKSIGLIRTLFNKKFNFINIFE; encoded by the coding sequence ATGGATGAAAAGGATTTTTTTGATAGGTTAAAAGGATTACTTGAAAATATTAAAAAGAGATATGAATTAGATACAATCCACGATGCACTAATTATGTGGTTTGGAGAGAATTTTTTAACTCACGATCCAACTGAAATAGCTGAACGAATCATAAATGATAAACATGCTGAGGGAGTCGACTCTGTTTTGACTGACCAAATAAATTACAAGTTGCTCTTTATCCAAGCAAAAACCGTAGAAACCTTTGATAATACAAAAAATAATTTTTCAGAGATTGATGTAAAATCTACCTTAGATGGTATTAGGTTTCTTATAAAAGGCGATTACAAAGGAAAAATAACTCCTGAATTAGAAAACTTAGTTGACGAGTATCACGAATTGGATAAAACTGGCAATTATAAAACTGAAATTTTATTTGTAACTTTAAAAAAGAAACCAATTGACGATAAATTCATAACGAGTTTCAACCAAGAATTTAGAGAGATTAACGTTATTTTTTACGATTTTGACGCGTTATTTGATTTTTATGTAAACAAATATTTAAATATAAGAGCTTCAGCACCCGAAAGAATTTCTTTTGAGGTATTAACCAATCTTCTTTTCAAAGATACGCCCAATAAATCAAGAGTCTTCACATGTAAAGGCAAGGAGCTCGCTAAAATATATAACGATTATAGAGAAAGAATATTCCAACAAAATGTAAGATATTCCTTAGGAGTCAGGTCAAAAAGCATCAATAGACAAATTTTGGAGACGGCTATTGATGATGAAACAAGTACTTCTTTTTGGTATTTTAATAATGGTATTACAATAGTCTGTAAGAAAATAAGTGAAACCACATCAGGAAAAGTGATTAATCTTGATTATGCTCAAATAATAAATGGGGCGCAAACAACTTATGCATTGCATGAAGCGTATAAGAATGGGCAGTTAAAGGACAACGTAGAGGTTCTAATCAAGGCGATAGAAACTGATGACAGGAATTTTATAGAAAGCGTTACATTATATACAAACTCACAAAATGCAATAAGATTGAGAGATTTATGCTCCAATGATGAAATCCAACTTAAAATACAAAAAATAATAGATTCTTACCAATACTTCTATGAAAGAAAAAGGGGAGAATTTGATTCATTATACCCGACGCTTGAAGCAAAAAGAAAACTGTTGGGGGACAACTACAAAAATAAGGTAATTAGTAATGAGAGCGCTGCGCAATCATTCTTAGCAATGTATTTAAACAAACCTGCCCAAGCAAAAAGTGAGAAAGGAAGAATTTTCATGAAAGACGGTGGGTTTTATGATGAGATTTTTAATAAAAAAGACGACACGCTTGCCGAAAAAATTTTAATGTCTTGGAAATTATTAAATTACATTGAAATGGAAAAAAATGAATACAAAAAGAAATATAGAGAAGCAGAGGCTGAAGTTATATCAGTGAGTGAGAGGATTGAGATTTATAATTATGATTTTCTACTGCATAGCGAATATTTCATATTGAACATTTTTAGAGATTTCCTACAAAATAAAAATTTTGATGATAAAAAAATTGATATAAATGGTAATAAAGATGATCTATTGAAAATAATTTCTAAAATTGATAGTAAGAATGAGCAAATACGGAATGATTATCTTACCATTAAAAATGAATTTGCAGAGTGCATTAATGAGTTAAAAAAACAACCAGGTTATTACCATAATAAATTCTTTAAAAATGAAAAGAGTATTGGTCTTATCAGAACCCTATTTAATAAAAAATTTAATTTTATAAATATATTTGAATAA
- a CDS encoding DUF473 domain-containing protein — MRHVVLSGIAPQALKELELEKIKTIEIRSPHNFLSALETDVGDVIFLTSTSLGDVRPGTTGIIAKIREKQISMHRVIQRTEMFYEEAEVQMARLQLEIKGHARVRRAECSALGEATVVEADEVQFFEGR, encoded by the coding sequence ATGCGCCATGTAGTGTTGAGCGGAATTGCACCTCAGGCCTTAAAGGAACTAGAGCTTGAGAAGATTAAGACCATCGAGATCAGAAGCCCCCATAATTTTCTCTCTGCGCTTGAAACCGATGTTGGGGATGTAATCTTTCTTACATCAACAAGCCTGGGAGATGTAAGACCCGGCACCACGGGCATTATTGCAAAGATACGTGAAAAACAGATTTCAATGCACAGGGTAATTCAAAGAACAGAGATGTTTTACGAGGAGGCAGAGGTGCAGATGGCGCGCCTCCAGCTTGAGATAAAAGGACATGCAAGGGTCAGGCGAGCGGAATGCAGTGCGCTGGGGGAAGCAACCGTGGTCGAGGCTGACGAAGTGCAGTTTTTTGAAGGACGATGA
- a CDS encoding ribonuclease H-like domain-containing protein: MLDNTYIHISGIGSTIEQRIWRCGIRNWEELLENHSMIKMVKNRKRLLLSGVVESIERLASGSHIYFAKRLAPSHQWRAYRHFRDKTAYVDIETTGLSPSYSKITVIGIYNGKETKTYIRGINLQEAPAELAKYKQLVTFNGARFDLPFIEHEFPGFFNHLHIDLMYPLKKLGFCGGLKNIERSLGLERSEETAGITGLDAVRLWKRHERGNDEALEVLIKYNREDVENLEKLIGMTYPKMIEREMKGYH; this comes from the coding sequence ATGCTGGATAATACCTACATCCACATATCAGGGATTGGCTCTACAATAGAACAGAGGATATGGAGATGCGGCATAAGAAACTGGGAAGAGCTGCTCGAAAACCACAGTATGATAAAAATGGTTAAAAACAGGAAGCGCCTATTGCTGTCGGGGGTTGTGGAGTCGATTGAACGGTTAGCCAGCGGGAGCCACATTTATTTCGCAAAGCGGCTCGCACCCAGCCACCAGTGGAGGGCGTATCGGCATTTCAGGGATAAAACAGCCTATGTCGATATTGAGACCACAGGGCTGTCACCCAGCTACTCCAAAATAACAGTTATCGGCATATACAACGGAAAAGAGACGAAAACATACATCCGGGGCATCAATCTTCAGGAAGCGCCTGCAGAGCTGGCAAAGTACAAACAGCTTGTAACCTTCAATGGCGCGAGGTTTGACCTGCCCTTCATCGAGCATGAATTCCCGGGATTTTTCAATCACCTTCATATAGACCTTATGTACCCTCTGAAAAAACTTGGCTTTTGCGGGGGTCTTAAAAATATCGAGCGCTCACTTGGATTGGAGAGGAGCGAGGAAACGGCAGGAATAACAGGTCTTGATGCTGTGAGATTATGGAAGAGGCATGAGCGCGGAAATGATGAAGCGCTGGAAGTACTGATCAAGTACAACAGGGAGGATGTGGAAAATCTCGAGAAGCTCATCGGGATGACGTACCCGAAGATGATAGAACGGGAGATGAAAGGCTACCATTGA
- a CDS encoding proteasome assembly chaperone family protein, whose protein sequence is MAAELEEHFVKIINKPLKSKNPLVIVGFPGIGLVGNITCQHIIEELGMIYRGSIDSRYFPPLAVLFNGMVYLPVRIYEAPDKEVVIVISDIPIHPTASYDISKVLADWMQSINAKNIVSIAGIATTTGERRVFGGATSQELLEKIKDKTEIFQVGTISGISGSIMTECYLRGMPAVSLLGETPGPNPDPKAAVEVINVLNNIFGLSIDTTKLSSQAEQIELELSKLAEQVRTTETQSLPKKEFPMYG, encoded by the coding sequence ATGGCAGCGGAATTAGAAGAACATTTCGTGAAAATCATAAATAAACCTCTGAAATCAAAGAATCCATTGGTTATTGTAGGGTTTCCTGGCATCGGTCTTGTGGGGAACATAACGTGCCAGCACATCATTGAGGAATTGGGAATGATATACAGGGGTTCTATCGATTCGAGGTACTTCCCGCCGCTTGCAGTGCTTTTTAATGGTATGGTATATCTGCCAGTGCGCATCTATGAGGCGCCGGATAAGGAGGTTGTTATAGTAATTTCAGATATACCCATACATCCCACTGCATCGTACGATATCAGCAAGGTGCTGGCAGACTGGATGCAGTCCATCAACGCCAAGAATATTGTTTCAATTGCAGGGATAGCGACAACGACAGGAGAGCGCCGTGTCTTTGGGGGTGCAACAAGCCAGGAGTTGCTGGAAAAGATTAAGGATAAAACCGAAATATTCCAGGTGGGGACTATTTCAGGCATTTCGGGCAGTATCATGACAGAGTGTTATCTCCGCGGCATGCCAGCTGTAAGCCTGCTGGGCGAGACGCCCGGACCCAATCCTGATCCGAAAGCTGCAGTCGAGGTAATAAATGTTCTCAATAACATATTCGGCTTATCCATAGATACCACTAAATTGTCAAGTCAGGCTGAGCAGATCGAACTTGAACTTTCCAAACTTGCGGAGCAGGTCAGGACCACAGAAACGCAATCGCTCCCCAAAAAAGAATTCCCGATGTACGGGTGA